In Neovison vison isolate M4711 chromosome 11, ASM_NN_V1, whole genome shotgun sequence, one genomic interval encodes:
- the RASL11B gene encoding ras-like protein family member 11B, whose product MRLIQNMCTIAEYPAPGSAAAAAADCCLGVAGRRLVKIAVVGASGVGKTALVVRFLTKRFIGDYERNAGNLYTRQVQIEGETLAIQVQDTPGVQVHENGLSCGEQLNRCIRWADAVVIVFSVTDYKSYELIGQLHQHVQQLHLGSRLPVVVVANKADLLHVKQVDPQLGLQLAGVLGCSFYEVSVSENYNDVYNAFHVLCKEVSHKQQPSSTPEKRRTSLIPRPKSPNMQDLKRRFKQALSAKVRTVTSV is encoded by the exons ATGCGCCTCATTCAGAACATGTGCACCATCGCCGAGTACCCCGCCCCGggcagcgccgccgccgccgccgccgactGCTGCCTGGGGGTGGCCGGCCGCCGCCTGGTCAAGATCGCCGTGGTGGGGGCCAGCGGCGTGGGCAAGACCG CTCTGGTGGTCCGGTTCCTCACCAAGCGGTTCATTGGTGACTATGAAAGAAATGCAG GTAATCTCTATACCAGACAAGTGCAAATAGAAGGTGAAACCCTGGCTATTCAAGTTCAAGACACTCCAGGTGTTCAG GTCCACGAGAACGGCCTGAGCTGCGGCGAACAGCTGAACAGATGCATTCGCTGGGCTGATGCTGTGGTGATCGTGTTCTCGGTCACCGACTACAAGAGCTATGAACTCATCGGCCAGCTCCACCAGCACGTCCAGCAGCTGCACCTGGGCAGCCGGCTGCCGGTGGTGGTCGTGGCCAACAAAGCGGACCTGCTGCACGTCAAGCAGGTGGACCCCCAGCTGGGACTGCAGCTGGCAGGCGTGCTGGGCTGCTCCTTCTACGAGGTGTCCGTCAGCGAGAACTACAACGACGTCTACAACGCCTTCCACGTGCTGTGCAAGGAAGTGAGTCACAAACAGCAGCCCAGCAGCACGCCGGAGAAGCGGCGCACCTCCCTCATCCCCCGGCCCAAGTCCCCAAACATGCAGGACCTGAAGAGGAggttcaagcaagccctctcagccAAAGTGAGGACAGTCACCTCTGTCTGA